GTGTGAACTTGAATGAATAAATTCGGTCACAAATTCTGCATTTATAGAGAATTTAGACTCGAACGTGTAGGTATGTTATTTCACTAAAACTGACTGTAGAGAGTACAAAGACTATAGATTATTAATTAACAGGGGAACAGTATGGAGAGCATATCCAAACTTTAAAGGGATTAATCTATCTGAATTTGGTATTttaagttagttttttttctaccaggctgtttttgttttatctctgtCCTTTTTATGTCACTCTGCAGGACCGAGCAAGCAGGCAAAAGCAAACGGGTGATTTTGAACAAAAAAGGGTTGTTATTTACCTCAAATataagaaaacaaatcacataaTATTGGGCTCATAAAAGGGGTCTACAAAACCAAACTGGATTCAActggaaataataaaattatctcTAAACAACTTACTAACAGACAAAGTAACCCGACTAAAACTAACCCACAGACTGAACACACAAGGGAACATATATAGGGCTGGTCAGACCCTTAAAGACATACCAGGGTTAACAGAAAAACTAAACCTCACAATTAACTTATACAGAAGAAAATATATCAATAAATctattgaataaaaataattagatattATCCAAAACAATCTAGTTAGTCCAACTTCCTCTATTTAGATGTTCTGCTTTCTGGGGTGCATGTTTTTGCTCAGCTGAACATTTTGTCCCACTGGTACATAAATTATGATTAACTCAAGCAAAAATAAAGTGACTGTACAGAATTTAACTGTGCCCGCTACAAACAGAAACTAATGTACTGACAACTTATCAAACACACTGAATATACAAAAAggaaattacttttatttataatcTGTACAACAAACTGTGTTCAATGTACTAAATTACtcaatataaatttaaaaaaagtaaaatgtgcagtGCAGGTGGCTTACCAACATTTTACTGGACCGTGTGGCAGCAGGGGCAGCCATCACAGTCACCCAGaacaaaaatcacaattttCCAGTTCAGTTCAAACATAGTCCACAGTGGTGCTATGAAGGTCATAATTCACCCATAACTTTAGTTCCTGCCTTAATGGGCTTTGCAAAATGGCACTGGAAGCAATTGTTAACGTTTAGGTTTCATTgatatacttttttaaaaattaatcaaatttaattcctgaaaaaataaaatttcagaagaaataaagtttaattctGTCAACTGTGCTATGTGGTGTGATACTTTCTACTGGTTTTGTCATTATtctctaaatctaaatgttagGTTGTTAACACTAAAATGAAAGGCCTGTAGATTTCatggagagaaaatgttttggcGTTGTATGCTACTGTGTAGTAACTATTATATAGTTACTATTGTTAGAGTTTCCAGCAACAGTTAAGCAGTTTTCTGGAAAATAGACCAGGGCTGTGATCCAGAAATAAAAAGACTCATTATTTAATTCATCAAAATCATTGGTAAGGTAAAATATTATCATGGCGCCAAGTGGATAAATACAaaatcagttgtgttttttaaacttgaaTATCCACTGTTTTCCCATCCAGATAATAGTATGAAAAATCTTAAGCACATTCAGCTTTGAATTTATTGCCAAACCATCTGCCACTGGTTGAGTGACTGGGTTCCAGAGCCCTCGCTTCGCCAGACAGCACTTATGAAATATCAGGGTGTGTATTTAGAGTTAATCTAGGGTAATTTGTTCAGTATTGGTCCAGCACTCTAACACTAAAGCCCAAAAAATACTAATGACATCAGGTTtggcaaaatgacaaatgtttcttgaagggagaaaaaacatctgcagtATTGCAGCTCTTTGAGCTCAGTGTAGTAATTTACCAGCTGTGCCAATGTGTTTCTAGTAGCCAGATAAACTCTAGACCAAAGGTTTGGCTTAGGGGCTCATTTTGTAagttgatttccttttttttctggatcAATCTGGAAGATATCCTTTAGCCTCTTCTATGTAGTCTTGTCAGTATCTTGGTCAAATAACCACATGTACTATGCACTAACCTACGTAGTGTCACATGTAATGTGGTGATGCTATTGTGTATCTTACAGAGGTTATTTAATGCActtataaaataagaaaactgcTACACTAGCAGTACTAACAAATATAAGTCTCAGAGATTTATTCAGTTCTAACCAATAAGTTGCAAataagaaaagtgaaaaaatcaCAAGGGAAGCAACTTGATTTGTCAAAGGGGAAACTTGAAACCTTTTGCACATTGATACTATATTGAGAGGATCAGTGGCATCCTCtttgtaacagaaaaaaaatgtttatagaTTGTAATCTTTTTAATACTGCAATGGGTTGTATTGCTGTTTGCACCAGACTGTGGGTGgagctttaaaatatttgaaaagcaTAACCAAAAAAATGTCTCCAACCAACGCATGTTTGGCTAAGCATTAAAAGCATCAGCTACCAAATatatttgtagttttgtttcTATTGCTGCATCAGCAAAAGTCATATCAGAatgattacatttacagtttgtcaTTTGGCAAACACTTTATTCAAAGTGAATTACAAGAGGGGTACAAAGCAGTAAAAAAGTCTAAGTTAAGAAGACAATAAAGTAAAGTCCTATGAGAagatttgtttcagtttcatgagACACAAGTCTAAgataagaaaggaaaaaagaaaagtgttgtttattttggtttaaatgtaggaagatgcagaagagttccATGTAGAGGTAGCTCGTTCACCATTGTGGGACCACTGAGGTATGGAGTTTTGCTTGGGACTGCTTTGTTGTGTACTGATTACTATTTTGTTGGACCAGATATGACCAGTGCCCACACGAGCGGTTGGGTAGCCTATTTAGAAATGTAGGGGTTGATCTGTCTGATGCTGTAAAGGGCAAATCTACATGCCCATGAGATGAAGGAGGATTGGTCAGTAAAGTTCAGCTGTCCGCTGATGATGTCGATTGTctatgatgacccccagatttctggcagacttTAGTGGGGACTGTCCATGTTTCTTCTTTCGACAAACCTTTTTTCCCTAGATCTTTGTACTTCAGCATCCCTGTTTTACCCTTTAGATAATGTGTATTGACCAGCACACAGCAACAATATTAACATGCTGGTACAGGGGGTTGTCATGCTAACGTCAGCTAATCAACACTAAACAAAAACTTCAGCACACTTTCAAATGTAatcatatttcaaaatgtgaagTTGGGGATCATCAAGTTACAAATTATACTGAGGGgggtgtgagagtgtgtgcacCAATTTCATTTAACCAATCCAGATGTGGAGTCATttcactaaaaacacaaatgtcaaaatCTATAGTGGTGCTAGAGGAAAAGTCTGAGGATCACATACTTCAGTAGGAATCACCCTTTAATTTTAAGTATGGACTGTAAGTTCTTGACTGACAGACCATATTTGCCATGTGTAGAGCCATCCTGCTAGCGTGGTTAAAATGGTAAAGAATACTATTCAGTTGCAAGCAGAACTGCACAAATACATGTATATTAGTTTACAGAAGTGACTTTAGAAGTTACAGAAGTTCTCACATTAATTAAGATTATTGCTTTATATAAAGCTGAACAAATCCAAAGAGCATCCCCTCCAAACGATCAGAAACATAATTTGTTCTACAGAGAAATGTGCTGTAATTTCTCCcattttaaattgcaaagtTGGGCATTGACTTAGCTTGACTAAACCATATTCACTAAATCATTTTGATTGAACTTGAATCTTATTGGTGCCAtttgctgaaaatattttaaatgatgaaCAAATGAATAACAATACAATTAACCATCTCTGGACTTTATTTACTTTCAAACGTGCTGAGTATTTCCAGGCCTGTGGgttatacatttcattttactccagcacaaatatttgtgttatAATCCATCCCCCTTAGAGATGTccagacaaagagaaaggaagCCAAAATGAGATGTTGATCTGCCCGCATATTGTGCCAAAGCTTTTACTGTGTTACTGTCAGTGGAAAGACAGAGTCTTTAAAAATGCTGTGGCTAAAGAGCAAAGACAGACTAAGGCTGCAACAAATGGAGACTCTTAAGTTTAAGGGAATCATGCTTGAAGTAGTTGAGAGGACAATGATTTATTGTTGATCAGTGCTGATAATGATGATATGAGGGATCTTTTGTGGTCTTGTTCGACATTCAAAAGTTGTGTAATAGGGAACAGTCTGAAGGTTCTGGTTCAGGCAAATCGGTCATGCTGCATAGCTCTCTGAATCCAATTAAGAGTCAGAGGGGCCCAAATggctgtttttatgtgttttctgcTCTGGCTGGCTTGCTGCTGGGTGTGGTGTGGCCTGCAGCGAGGTGAagtttaacacacaaacacattcctcTTCAAGATCCCACCATGGTCTGCTGACTAACGACTTGGCCAACTTGTATCCCACTGACTTACCTGCGACTTGACAATACTGGGTCAGAACTTTGCTTACCTGCACGTGTGCACTCTTTGACCCATCACCTCTCCAGGCCTCTGCCTCTTAGACACCGTCTTTGGTCCTTTCAACCGAGCTCCCCTCTATTGTACCCCTTttactgttttccttttttcttggACATTTGAGCTCTTGCTggtttttctctccctctcttttcctaATGAGTAGTGTCTTGCTAACCTGTGCTATTTACTAACTCTGGCATCAAGAGGCACCCTGCTGAACTCATTACAGTAGGTTTACATTACCAGCCAGATTTCGTATTGGATTAGAGCTGAACAACTGTTGTCAGATCATTTGGATGTAAATTTtaatcaaatctttttttttttctctgcagttaCTGGGCTTGGTCTAGgcattgtgtttgcagtttttttctttaaacgtAAGTTGTCTTCATAAAAATAACCATGtaaatacagatgtttttataattattactttaaaatggcATGTATTATGAATATTTCTACCCTAGGTCGCACATGGCCTGTCTCGTTTGGTTCAGGTTTGGGACTGGGCATGGGATATGCCAATTGCCAGCATGACTTCAGATCACCATACCTGATACATGGCCGCATGGTTAAGGTAAGGAGAGAGTCAAAATGTGTTGTCAGAGGTTTATGACAAACTAAAACACTATAAAACATTCTGTGTCTTACTTTTCAGGACAAGTAATGAAAGATTAAAGATGAAGATTATTTTCCAAAGACCTTCACATAAGTTATTCTGTTGTCCTTGTTGTTATGCTGCTTATTACTGGCCCAGCACTAATGTTCAATGATGCTGACAATGTATATTTAATAAAGCATTATGGAAAACGTTCCTTTTGCTGAGTTTTTCTGCATGCATGTTTGAGAAGAATGAAATGTGGTTTAGGGGTGggatgtcattttgtgtgttaatGAGCTGGGAGACTTGAACTCCTGCTGTTTTGGAATGAGGGCCAGGTTCAGCATCTGCAGCCCTGTAACAGAGTGGGAGGATGAAAAGTTGCACACAATGATGGAATAAAGGAAGCACAGTTGGTCAAGAAATAATTCTAGTATCAAGACTCTTTAACAGAAGGTTATCGTCCTATACATGGTATCAACAACCAGGTTTACTTTTCACAATGAGTGGGTAGATTCTTGTGATACCAAGGCAGGAAAGCAAACTAGACTTTGTCTTCACTTATCCATCAGTTAGACCCTACACAATGCTGTTTCAAATTGCATGTGCTGGATAAGATTGTTTGCTGACACTGTGACTGTTTTTATCACAGGGAGTTGAAAAAGCACACAAATTCTTATCAGATGGAATCTAATGTCTTATGTATTCACTGATCTGTTTGGCAAGATTGTTTTGAGTGTGATTGATCACTTATGTGCGGTTGCATGGGCCTGCTAAGAGAGAAGAGTGATTGTTTGTGtgaacatgtgcacacacacacacgtttatcCAGCCCCCCGGTGAAGCAGAATCCATGGAATGCAGAAGAATGCCATTGCTGGACTGGAGCTCACTCTTATTACTAACAGGTGAGTTCTGCACTTTGCACGTCTGAACATAACATATGCTGCACAATTTTACATCAAAGAAAATACTGCTGCATGCAAACTTTTCACAAATTTTCCCTCTCCAtcacagaaagttttttttttccagcagtaTAAGAACATGCAGTGGCACTTCAAAGTTTGAATTTTCTGTGTCAATGTGACCTAAAACATAATTGTACAAAAATAGAACCCATTTgaacaaatgacacaaaaaatgTTCATGTATTTATGTTGAACATTATCTGGTCTTAAATAATTGTGTATAGCAAAAATATATGAACCTGCAAAGGGGGCCACTGTCTGCAATAACTTACAACGAAACATTACCAGTAACTTGTCTATCAGTCCTGTACGTTGACTTGGAGGAATTTTAGCCCTTTCCTTCCTAAGGAACAGCTTTCGCTCAGGGATGATACTCTGTTTTCTGAACTGACTGCTTTAGGTCCTTCACAGCATTTGTACATGATTAAGGGTCATGACATAGTCTTGgccatttcaaaacattaatttttttctgctttaaacattctttggttaaaaaaaaacaaaaaaaactttctgttgAATTTCACAGATAGGAGcattgacattttctgaagaATTTACTTGTACAACTCAAAACTGATAGCTATGGCATTCCGCTCTGAATTAGATGTAAGAAAGCAACCATGTTTCATAGATAAAAATGTAGTGTTTGGTCATCGCCCAACATAAAACTTCTCATTCAAGCCAGAAAATTCTACTTTGACCTCATTCATCCACAGAATATTCCACCAGTCAGTTCATTGTAATCATGTTAGATGCATTGGTCTTTGCTGGTTAAGTACTACCCAGGTTAATAACgaccacaaaaacaacatcttCCTGACAGTCCACTGGTGGAATccatccttttttaaaaatgtgtaaccCTTTTTTAGCCTGGTGTATCAATAATTCTTCTTTAAATGTGTCCTTTAAGTAATTTTAGGACTGAGAATCTGGTCACCTTTTAGGTAGTTTTTATGATGAAAAAGCGCAAACTCTcaagggttcacaaactttcaagaaTCACTGTGCATTCCTGCACACAGTAGATTTAAAATCATTGCTTGCAGTGTGTTCAAAGAGATGTTTCTTTAACAGTGGTGTACTGTGGAGCATCAGACACTGTCAGATATTAAGCCATGTCACTCATCCCCTGtccattaaaatatttgtttgcaaCTGAAGCGTGAAACAGATAGAGGTGTTTATGGCCACAAGCCAGGCCGAACACCTGTGAGCAAGAGCACTCTGGTAGGATGAAGTGGAGGAATGGgatgtacagtactgtacttGTGTAAGGGCGAGGGGGGAACGGTGACACAGCTGAGGTGCAGTAGGGCAGCCAGAACCCAGGGGCTATACCTGTCTATACCTGTCCTAATCATCCATCTAATAATGCTGCCTCACATTTATTATTCTTATAATTAAAATGGTTTAGTCTGCGCTGTTGACTGTGTGGCATTAAATATAAGACCAGACATGTGCATCGCTGCATTACTTGGCTTCTGCTGCTGGGCTTAAGATCATTTCAAAGGtacatgtaattttcttttccttttgtggAACTACTCAACAACAGCACAAATTGTAgttattacaatttttttgcagaaaactCATAATCTGAGTCGTTTTGATTAGGCTTGGCAGCACTTCATTTTAGACGCTCACATATAGGTAAGTGTAAATCGATGTAGAGAAAATTCACACAAAATTGATGCCTATTACTAATTGAAGGCTATGCAGAAAGCTTTGTTAATGATGGTCTAAGATatgaaatttgtaaaatatgttcCATTATATTTTTAAGTGGTGAAAGAAATGTAGGCATAAAAACTAGTATGGTTCCCTGTAATAGTGGCACATAAAAgaccaaaaaatgaaaacaataaagtaCTCACATTACTGtcttaaatgtatttagttacaACTTTGGGGTAGACTACTTATTCACTTTCAACACTGAACACGTCACAGGGACAGTTTACactttcaatacattttttaaacctgAAAGGCACTGGCATTTATCAGCTGAGTTGGGCCTAGTCAAAAATAGGAAGGTCTTATTCCCCGTGTTCCCATTTAAATCGGTTTTAAACGGAGTCGATTTTCAGATCAGTAAAACCAGGGAACATAATGTCTTTCAGCAACTCCTACTCATGAGTCCGTCAGTGGTTTCCAACCGAACACATTAAAGTGATTTAAGAAGATCAAGTTGTCATGAGCTTATGTTTAAGTAACCTGCTTTTCAGATCATTTCAACATAGGTGCTTTAATGTGCCTCTTCAGagaaaaagttggaaaaaaagGGATCAGAGTAGTGACTCACATCTGTTCTCCACTTGTATTGGATTATTAGAGTATGCAGTGTTATTATTGTTTcagtgttaaatattaaaacatatgtcAGTGAAGCAAAGCCAGATGTATCTGCAAAGTCAGGGCTGTAAATATGTCCCTGTTTAAGAAATTCATCTTgttatatttgcatatttgccCAGTAAATCTGATCTGTGGTCTCGACTCGCTCCTACTTAGGGAAACATTTGAAACCTTCCCCATGGTTTTTCTCCCTCCCCGTTTTCTTTCGTCCACAAACGGCACAGCAGGACCCCCGTCCGAGGGCTCAGCCGCGCCTAACCCCTGCCGGAGAGTTTTACAGCAATAGGCAACAACTTAGAGAGCGTTTTTAGCGGAGTTACATGGGGGTTTAACACGGGCCGGGGCCAGAACAAAGGGGAGGGACGGTCCGAGCTGATGGACTCGGAGACGAGATAGCGCTCTGCCCCATCTCCCCATCCTTCCCTGTGGTCGATCGGTCGGACGGACGGCTCTTTTTCTTCCCGGATGATGTAACTGTTTTATGACCGGCTGAGCTCACATGTGTCCACGCAGCTCACGAATCGCTCACATTTTCCGTTAATTGTCAGAGCACCGTGATATCCGACGACAAG
This genomic interval from Channa argus isolate prfri chromosome 5, Channa argus male v1.0, whole genome shotgun sequence contains the following:
- the LOC137128118 gene encoding MICOS complex subunit Mic10-like codes for the protein MVDEHGRKWDRCLAETAVKTVTGLGLGIVFAVFFFKRRTWPVSFGSGLGLGMGYANCQHDFRSPYLIHGRMVKDK